From a region of the Kwoniella mangroviensis CBS 8507 chromosome 1 map unlocalized Ctg01, whole genome shotgun sequence genome:
- a CDS encoding iron donor protein CyaY, with the protein MASSSRSILLKGIHSISHSQNIRPSSSSLRRISSFSQSRQHGKSPSKSSISSFSSCPISLPSARLPQLRGFVSSSRHQTEQGEKLASTLSPEEYEQVSERDMDILHENLEVYVEQFGENDWEVEYSSGVMTLSLPPHGTYVINKQPPNLQIWMSSPLSGPSRFDYITSKGWVHHRDEKIVLKDLLEQELRELLRRQGKEGEAEEWDGTGL; encoded by the exons ATGGCCTCCTCCTCACGATCCATCTTACTCAAGGgcattcattccatctcccattcaCAGAATATacgaccttcttcatcttcgttacGACgtatctcctctttctctcaaaGTCGGCAACATGgtaaatcaccatcaaagtctagcatctcatccttctcctcctgtccCATATCTTTGCCATCCGCCAGGCTCCCACAGCTGAGAGGTTTTGTGAGCAGCAGTAGACATCAGACTGAACAGGGAGAGAAACT AGCATCAACATTATCTCCAGAAGAGTACGAACAAGTCTCTGAACGGGATATGGACATCTTACATGAGAATTTGGAAGTCTACGTTGAACAGTTCGGAGAAAATGATTGGGAGGTTGAATATAGT TCCGGCGTAATGACCCTCTCCTTACCACCTCACGGTACATACGTGATCAACAAGCAACCCCCAAACTTACAGATATGGATGTCATCCCCTTTATCCGGTCCATCGCGATTCGACTATATAACCTCAAAAGGGTGGGTTCACCATCGAGACGAGAAGATCGTACTTAAGGATCTGTTAGAACAGGAACTGAGAGAGCTGTTGAGGAGACAGGGGAAGGAAGGTGAGGcggaggaatgggatggtaCGGGACTATGA